In Alistipes ihumii AP11, a genomic segment contains:
- the nadD gene encoding nicotinate (nicotinamide) nucleotide adenylyltransferase produces MEAEPTILLPGSFNPIHKGHLSIAENVLRAMPEATLWFVVSPQNPLKSPSELAEERHRLQMARIAVGSSPLRERMAVCDVEFTLPKPSLTLRTLDVLQAKYPSRRFALLVGTDIVGEFGRWYRSGEILDRFEVLVYPRGTEPDSVSDERFTFLKDVPTIPVVATDIRARIRRGENPADDLPPGVWEYIKENGLYGYAR; encoded by the coding sequence ATGGAAGCCGAGCCGACCATCCTGCTGCCGGGATCTTTCAACCCGATTCACAAAGGTCATCTGAGTATCGCCGAGAACGTTCTGCGAGCCATGCCCGAGGCTACGCTGTGGTTCGTCGTATCGCCGCAGAATCCGCTGAAATCCCCCTCAGAGCTCGCCGAGGAGCGACACCGGCTGCAAATGGCTCGGATAGCCGTCGGCTCGTCTCCGCTCAGAGAGCGCATGGCCGTCTGCGACGTCGAATTCACGCTGCCCAAGCCGTCGCTGACACTGCGCACGCTCGATGTACTGCAAGCGAAATATCCGTCGCGCCGGTTCGCCCTGCTGGTCGGCACGGACATTGTCGGAGAGTTCGGACGCTGGTACCGGTCCGGGGAGATTCTGGACCGCTTCGAGGTTCTGGTCTATCCGCGCGGGACGGAGCCGGACAGCGTTTCCGACGAACGCTTCACGTTTCTGAAAGACGTCCCGACCATTCCCGTCGTAGCGACCGATATTCGCGCCAGAATCCGCCGGGGAGAGAACCCGGCCGACGACTTGCCTCCCGGCGTGTGGGAATACATCAAGGAAAACGGACTCTATGGATACGCCCGATGA
- a CDS encoding D-alanine--D-alanine ligase, whose product MKKKIALIAGGDSSEWKIALEGAALIEQVLDTDKYDVYKIVLHDGRWTYTAPDGATTELDRNDFTLTLGGRRIRLEYALILIHGTPGEDGRLQGYLDMMRIPYSSCGFVTSVITFDKAACKRALHGAGLNMAREILLDRHSQVDPDEAIGRLGLPLFVKPNASGSSFGVTKVKTREQLLPAVEAAFAESDHVLMEECIDGREISCGVMIAGGKEYLFPITELVCQSEFFDYKAKYQGFSKEITPADLDERTVKKVNAMTLATYKKLNCRGVVRIDFIVRDGEPYFIEVNTIPGMSAHSIIPQQAAAMGMSMSELFDLIIEETSQAQP is encoded by the coding sequence ATGAAGAAAAAAATCGCCCTGATCGCCGGCGGAGACTCTTCCGAATGGAAAATCGCGCTGGAGGGCGCCGCGCTGATCGAACAGGTACTCGATACCGACAAATACGACGTATACAAAATCGTTCTTCACGACGGCCGCTGGACCTATACGGCTCCGGACGGCGCCACGACGGAGCTGGACCGCAACGACTTCACGCTGACGCTCGGCGGGCGCAGAATTCGTCTCGAATACGCCCTGATCCTGATTCACGGCACGCCGGGCGAGGACGGACGGCTGCAAGGATATCTGGACATGATGAGAATCCCGTACTCGTCCTGCGGCTTCGTCACATCGGTCATCACGTTCGACAAGGCGGCCTGCAAACGCGCCCTGCACGGAGCGGGTCTGAACATGGCCCGCGAGATTCTGCTCGACCGTCACAGTCAGGTCGATCCCGACGAGGCGATCGGCCGGCTGGGCCTGCCGCTGTTCGTCAAGCCGAACGCCAGCGGAAGCAGCTTCGGCGTCACGAAAGTCAAAACGCGGGAACAGCTGCTTCCCGCCGTCGAGGCCGCGTTCGCCGAGAGCGACCACGTGCTGATGGAGGAGTGCATCGACGGACGCGAAATCAGCTGCGGCGTCATGATCGCCGGGGGCAAGGAGTATCTGTTTCCGATTACGGAGCTCGTCTGCCAGAGCGAGTTTTTCGACTACAAGGCCAAGTATCAGGGATTCTCGAAGGAAATCACCCCGGCCGATCTGGACGAACGAACGGTAAAGAAAGTAAACGCGATGACGCTGGCGACCTACAAGAAGCTGAACTGCCGGGGCGTGGTCCGCATCGATTTCATCGTGCGCGACGGCGAGCCGTATTTCATCGAAGTGAACACGATTCCGGGCATGAGCGCGCACAGCATCATCCCGCAGCAGGCCGCCGCGATGGGCATGAGCATGTCCGAACTGTTCGACCTGATTATCGAGGAAACCTCGCAGGCGCAGCCATGA
- a CDS encoding DUF3109 family protein — translation MIQIDDKIVSSELLTERFCCDLSHCKGICCVEGNAGAPLEIDEVEVLEHEWEAYRPYMKPEGIEAVERQGFMVLDEDGDLTTPLIGEAECAYSFEENGVTMCAIERAWKEGRTPFQKPISCHLYPIRLITLSNGTVGLNYHRWDVCDSARRLGRKLGTPVYRTLREPIVRRFGEPFFAALEEAEHYLSETGPDK, via the coding sequence ATGATCCAGATCGACGACAAGATCGTCAGCTCCGAGCTGCTGACCGAGCGTTTCTGCTGCGACCTGTCGCACTGCAAGGGCATCTGCTGCGTCGAGGGCAACGCCGGAGCTCCGCTCGAAATCGACGAGGTAGAAGTGCTCGAACACGAGTGGGAAGCGTACAGACCGTATATGAAGCCCGAAGGGATCGAGGCCGTCGAGCGGCAGGGCTTCATGGTTCTCGACGAGGACGGCGACCTTACCACACCGCTGATCGGCGAAGCCGAGTGCGCATACTCGTTCGAGGAGAACGGCGTCACGATGTGCGCGATCGAGCGGGCATGGAAGGAAGGACGCACGCCTTTTCAGAAACCGATTTCGTGCCACCTGTATCCGATCCGGCTCATTACGCTGAGCAACGGAACCGTCGGCCTCAACTACCACCGATGGGACGTTTGCGACAGCGCGAGACGATTGGGACGCAAACTCGGCACGCCGGTCTACCGCACGCTGCGCGAGCCGATCGTCCGCCGCTTCGGCGAACCGTTCTTCGCAGCGCTCGAAGAAGCGGAACACTACCTGAGCGAAACCGGACCGGACAAATGA
- a CDS encoding M23 family metallopeptidase — MLKNLILTVCLFLCLTRVDAQRRKPAGPPAAPHLEELPQRPLDTLPTDDPETKVILYSNNTWSFYRPSLRTLDSLPVYAQHWDTSQVFAYKSIEYADLPPVIDLKIVKDLSEFTPPVVGNVLSKYGPRRRRNHNGVDIPLKVGEPIRAAFDGRVRYAKYNTGGFGNLVIVRHPNGLETWHAHLSKLNVQVNEYVKTGQVIGFSGNTGRSRGPHLHFEMRYCDQTFDPEFIIDFPTGCLKYQTFALEKSFFNIHSRASEILEEEDDDFPLLASAEGDSTTTSTDILARIAEAQNKEKAESQRSTLSQSTAVYHTIRSGDMLGKLAIKYGVSIDQICRLNKISRTTILQLGRKLRIK, encoded by the coding sequence ATGCTCAAAAACCTTATACTGACGGTCTGTCTTTTTCTTTGCCTGACCCGCGTCGACGCCCAGCGACGCAAACCGGCGGGACCGCCGGCCGCTCCCCATCTCGAAGAACTGCCCCAGCGGCCGCTCGACACGCTGCCGACAGACGACCCGGAGACGAAAGTGATCCTGTACAGCAACAACACATGGAGCTTCTACCGACCTTCCTTGCGTACGCTCGACTCGCTGCCGGTCTATGCCCAGCACTGGGACACCTCTCAGGTCTTCGCATACAAGAGCATCGAGTATGCCGACCTGCCGCCCGTAATCGACTTGAAAATCGTCAAGGATCTGAGCGAGTTCACTCCGCCCGTCGTCGGAAACGTACTGTCGAAGTACGGTCCTCGCCGTCGTCGCAACCACAACGGGGTGGATATCCCGCTGAAAGTGGGCGAGCCGATCCGTGCCGCGTTCGACGGAAGGGTACGCTACGCCAAGTACAACACGGGCGGCTTCGGCAATCTGGTGATCGTCCGACACCCCAACGGGCTCGAAACATGGCATGCCCATCTATCGAAGCTGAACGTACAAGTCAACGAATACGTCAAGACGGGGCAGGTCATCGGATTCAGCGGCAATACGGGCCGAAGCCGGGGCCCTCATCTTCATTTCGAAATGCGCTACTGCGACCAGACTTTCGATCCGGAATTCATCATCGACTTTCCGACGGGCTGCCTCAAGTACCAGACCTTCGCACTCGAAAAGTCGTTTTTCAACATACACTCCCGCGCATCGGAGATATTGGAGGAAGAAGACGACGACTTTCCGCTGCTCGCGTCGGCCGAAGGCGACAGCACCACCACCTCGACCGATATTCTGGCCAGAATAGCCGAAGCGCAGAACAAGGAGAAGGCCGAAAGCCAGCGCTCGACGCTGTCGCAAAGCACGGCCGTCTACCATACGATCCGCTCGGGCGACATGCTCGGCAAGCTCGCAATCAAGTACGGCGTATCGATCGACCAGATTTGCCGCCTGAACAAGATCAGCCGCACGACGATCCTGCAGCTGGGCCGGAAGCTCCGTATCAAATAA
- a CDS encoding YggS family pyridoxal phosphate-dependent enzyme, translating into MSVADKIASLKASLPSGVTLVAVSKTYPPSAIMEAYEAGQRVFGENRPQELAAKQAELPGDIEWHLIGGLQTNKVKLVAPFVSMIHSAESARLLRFIDREARRNDRVIDVLLEVRIAREESKHGWDEGELERYLRSGEHRSLEGVRFRGLMGVATNTDEKEIVRAEFTRLRDLFVRWKGEFFDERFDTLSMGMSADYPLAVECGSTMVRIGSAIFGARRY; encoded by the coding sequence ATGTCCGTAGCCGATAAAATAGCGTCGCTGAAAGCGTCCTTGCCGTCGGGCGTCACGCTCGTGGCCGTTTCCAAAACCTATCCGCCGTCCGCGATCATGGAGGCCTACGAGGCCGGCCAGCGCGTTTTCGGGGAAAACCGTCCGCAGGAGCTGGCGGCCAAGCAAGCCGAGCTGCCCGGCGACATCGAGTGGCATCTGATCGGCGGCCTGCAAACGAACAAGGTGAAGCTCGTCGCCCCGTTCGTCTCGATGATCCACTCGGCCGAGTCGGCCCGCCTGCTTCGGTTCATCGACCGGGAGGCTCGTCGCAACGATAGGGTGATCGACGTACTGCTGGAGGTTCGTATCGCGCGCGAAGAGAGCAAGCACGGTTGGGACGAGGGCGAGCTGGAGCGCTATTTGCGCTCCGGCGAGCACCGCTCGTTGGAGGGCGTGCGCTTCCGCGGGCTGATGGGCGTGGCGACCAATACGGACGAGAAAGAGATCGTGCGTGCGGAATTTACGCGTCTTCGCGACTTGTTCGTCCGGTGGAAAGGCGAATTTTTCGACGAACGGTTCGACACGCTGTCGATGGGCATGTCGGCCGACTATCCTCTGGCCGTCGAATGCGGCAGCACGATGGTCCGCATCGGCAGCGCGATATTCGGCGCGAGGCGGTACTAA
- a CDS encoding dipeptidase: MKRKRTAIFLLAAALLPLRQAEACTNILVSKGASRDGSTMVTYTADSHQLYGCLYFRPAAKYAPGTMMPIYEWDTGRYLGEIPQAAETYSVIGNMNEHQLVIAESTFGGRHELVDTTGLIDYGTLIYTTLQRARTAREAIAVMNDLVTKYGYCSEGESFSIADPNEVWHMEMVGKGVEMKDGANVNRGAVWVAVKVPDGYISMHANQARITQFPLDDPQNCLYSPDLIAFAKSKGLYKGPDKGFSFAEAFAPADFSALRACEARVWSTFNRVTRGAMEKYLDYAMGHNRSNRMPLFVKPVEKLSAKEVMWLMRDHYEDTPLDMRNDIGAGGHNLPYRWRPMTFTVDGQEYVNERAIATQQTGFWFVSQSRSWLPDAIGGLLWFGVDDSGTSCLTPIYTSSTRVPECFREGNGHLTEYSPTSAFWLFNRVTNFAYLRYDLISEDIKRVIHETEDRNMAEIPAVDAAAEMLYKQNPELAVDFLTDYSVRTAQKMFDRWTELDRYLLVKYMDGNVKKEKDGRFEDNGNGQHIPAMPDFPGYNEAWQRAVAAGTGDRLKVVEPK; this comes from the coding sequence ATGAAAAGAAAACGAACGGCTATTTTCCTGCTGGCGGCGGCGCTGCTGCCTCTGCGGCAGGCCGAAGCCTGCACGAATATCCTCGTATCGAAGGGCGCGAGCCGCGACGGCTCGACGATGGTCACCTATACGGCCGACTCCCACCAGTTGTACGGATGCCTCTATTTCCGGCCGGCAGCGAAGTACGCTCCGGGGACGATGATGCCCATATACGAATGGGATACGGGCCGCTATCTGGGCGAAATCCCGCAGGCGGCCGAGACCTATTCGGTCATCGGCAACATGAACGAGCACCAGCTCGTCATAGCCGAAAGCACGTTCGGCGGACGACACGAGCTGGTCGACACGACCGGGCTGATCGACTACGGCACGCTGATCTACACGACGCTTCAGCGCGCCCGCACGGCCCGCGAGGCGATCGCCGTCATGAACGATTTGGTGACCAAGTACGGCTACTGCTCGGAAGGGGAGTCGTTCTCGATAGCCGACCCGAACGAAGTGTGGCACATGGAAATGGTCGGCAAGGGAGTCGAGATGAAGGACGGAGCTAACGTAAACCGGGGCGCCGTATGGGTCGCCGTGAAAGTGCCCGACGGATACATCTCGATGCACGCCAACCAGGCCCGCATCACGCAGTTTCCGCTCGACGATCCGCAGAACTGCCTCTATTCGCCCGATCTGATCGCGTTCGCCAAATCGAAAGGGCTGTACAAAGGGCCCGACAAAGGGTTCAGTTTCGCCGAGGCTTTCGCGCCGGCCGACTTCAGCGCGCTCAGGGCCTGCGAAGCCCGCGTCTGGAGCACGTTCAACCGCGTGACGCGGGGAGCTATGGAAAAATACCTCGACTACGCGATGGGGCATAATCGCTCGAACCGGATGCCGCTGTTCGTCAAGCCGGTCGAGAAGCTGTCGGCCAAGGAAGTGATGTGGCTGATGCGCGACCATTACGAGGATACGCCGCTGGATATGCGCAACGATATCGGAGCGGGCGGGCACAATCTGCCGTACCGCTGGCGCCCGATGACCTTCACCGTCGACGGGCAGGAGTACGTCAACGAACGGGCGATCGCCACGCAGCAGACGGGCTTCTGGTTCGTTTCCCAAAGCCGAAGCTGGCTGCCCGACGCGATCGGAGGATTGCTGTGGTTCGGAGTCGACGACTCGGGCACATCGTGCCTGACGCCGATCTATACCAGCTCGACGCGCGTGCCGGAATGCTTCCGCGAAGGCAACGGCCATTTGACCGAGTACTCGCCCACGTCGGCTTTTTGGCTTTTCAACCGCGTGACGAATTTCGCTTATTTGCGCTACGACCTCATAAGCGAGGACATCAAACGGGTGATCCACGAAACCGAGGATCGCAACATGGCCGAGATTCCGGCCGTCGATGCGGCGGCGGAAATGCTTTACAAGCAGAATCCCGAACTGGCGGTCGACTTCCTGACGGACTATTCGGTCCGCACGGCCCAGAAAATGTTCGATCGCTGGACGGAGCTGGACCGTTATCTGCTGGTCAAGTATATGGACGGCAACGTCAAGAAAGAGAAAGACGGACGGTTCGAGGACAACGGCAACGGACAACACATTCCGGCCATGCCCGATTTTCCGGGCTACAACGAAGCATGGCAGAGAGCGGTGGCCGCCGGAACGGGCGACCGGCTCAAGGTGGTCGAACCGAAATAA
- a CDS encoding TonB-dependent receptor: MKHTLQVMLLLASCLSSEHMRAHGPEHGTNQLSGRIVDAETNQGIAYAVIQIEGTTLGTATDTAGFYSLSRLPESRPITAVASAVGYDRQKQTVAIIAGQQTRLDFKLRSTAIMEQIVVTADRQATKRTEAPTVVNVLSSKLFDQTSSGNIADALGYVSGLRMEYTCSNCGTSQIRINGLEGQYSQILLDSRPVFSSLAAVYGLEQLPAGMVDRVEVIRGGGSALYGSNAIAGVVNIITKEPHRNSVSLANTTGFTESGTADVNTSLNASMLSDDRRAGAYLFASVRNRDNYDRNDDGFSDIPKVASQIAGFRAYYKTGAYSKLTFEYHHINDFRRGGDHLERPPHESDITEQARHSINGGGLQFDLYTPNQRHKIGVYASYQDVRRESYYGTDKNPDAYGKTSDNTLVAGAQYTYRMHKFLFLPAHLTFGMEYNRNNLHDRMLGYDRDMRQMSCTYGGYVQNEWESERLNFVIGARIDKNNRIGNPVFSPRANIRYTPVRNVILRAGYTSGYRAPQAYDEDLHVNAVGGNVSLIVLDPDLKPEYSNSFTLSADLYRNTGKVQLNLLAEGFYTSLDDVFFLEERAPDAEGNLIFMRTNARGATVRGINFEAKAALDPDNYIQAGYTYQRSTYKEAMSWSTGASQAKEKRMLRSPDHYGYVSLNGSPAKSLSASVYGTFSGSMLVPHYFENPDDDRLKETPCFFDLGIKLSYDIALTRRVTMQVSGGVKNVLDSFQKDIDRGKTKDAGYIYGPAFPRTFHFGVRFTM, encoded by the coding sequence ATGAAACATACGTTACAGGTCATGCTCCTGCTGGCCTCTTGTCTGTCTTCGGAACACATGCGCGCGCACGGTCCCGAACACGGTACGAACCAACTTTCGGGACGGATCGTCGATGCCGAAACGAATCAAGGAATCGCCTATGCGGTCATCCAGATCGAAGGAACCACGCTGGGAACGGCGACCGACACAGCCGGATTCTATTCCCTCTCGCGTCTGCCCGAAAGCAGACCGATTACGGCCGTCGCCTCGGCCGTCGGTTACGACCGGCAAAAACAAACCGTCGCCATCATCGCCGGACAGCAGACCCGGCTCGACTTCAAGCTGCGCTCCACGGCGATCATGGAACAGATCGTCGTCACGGCAGACCGTCAGGCCACCAAGCGTACCGAAGCGCCTACCGTCGTCAACGTACTCTCGTCGAAACTGTTCGATCAAACCTCCTCGGGCAACATAGCCGACGCGCTCGGATACGTTTCCGGCCTGCGCATGGAATATACCTGCTCGAATTGCGGAACTTCGCAGATCCGGATCAACGGGCTGGAAGGCCAGTATTCGCAGATTCTGCTCGACAGCCGCCCCGTATTCAGCTCGCTGGCAGCGGTCTACGGTCTCGAACAACTGCCGGCCGGCATGGTCGACCGGGTCGAGGTGATCCGCGGCGGCGGCTCGGCCCTGTACGGATCGAACGCAATCGCCGGCGTCGTGAACATCATCACCAAGGAACCGCACCGCAACTCGGTCTCGCTGGCCAACACGACGGGATTCACGGAGTCGGGCACGGCCGACGTCAATACCTCCCTCAACGCTTCCATGCTGTCGGACGACCGCCGGGCGGGAGCCTACCTGTTCGCATCGGTCCGCAACCGCGACAACTACGACCGCAACGACGACGGTTTCTCGGATATTCCGAAGGTCGCCTCGCAGATTGCCGGCTTCCGCGCCTATTACAAGACAGGAGCCTATTCCAAACTGACTTTCGAATACCACCATATCAACGATTTCCGCCGGGGAGGAGACCACCTCGAACGGCCGCCCCACGAATCGGATATCACCGAGCAGGCCCGCCACTCGATCAACGGAGGCGGCCTTCAATTCGACCTCTACACGCCGAACCAACGCCACAAAATAGGAGTGTACGCCTCTTATCAGGACGTGCGGAGGGAAAGCTACTACGGAACGGACAAAAATCCGGACGCCTACGGCAAAACATCCGACAACACGCTTGTGGCGGGCGCGCAGTATACCTACCGGATGCACAAGTTCCTGTTCCTGCCGGCCCACCTGACATTCGGCATGGAATACAATCGCAACAACCTGCACGACCGGATGCTCGGTTACGACCGCGACATGCGGCAGATGAGCTGCACCTACGGAGGCTACGTGCAGAACGAGTGGGAGAGCGAACGGCTCAATTTCGTGATCGGCGCGCGCATCGACAAGAACAACCGGATCGGCAATCCGGTGTTCAGTCCCCGGGCTAACATCCGCTATACGCCCGTAAGGAACGTGATTCTCCGAGCGGGATACACGTCGGGATACCGGGCTCCGCAGGCCTACGACGAGGACCTGCACGTCAACGCCGTAGGCGGCAACGTATCGCTGATCGTTCTTGATCCCGACCTCAAGCCGGAGTACTCGAACAGCTTCACGCTGTCGGCCGATCTCTACCGCAACACGGGCAAGGTGCAGCTCAACCTGCTGGCCGAAGGATTCTACACGAGCCTCGACGACGTATTCTTTCTCGAAGAGCGGGCGCCCGACGCGGAAGGCAACCTGATCTTCATGCGGACGAACGCCCGAGGAGCGACGGTGCGGGGCATCAACTTCGAGGCGAAAGCGGCGCTCGATCCCGACAATTATATCCAGGCAGGATATACCTATCAGCGAAGCACATACAAGGAGGCGATGAGCTGGAGTACCGGCGCGTCGCAAGCCAAGGAGAAGCGGATGCTCCGCTCGCCCGACCATTACGGATACGTTTCGCTGAACGGATCGCCGGCGAAAAGCCTGAGCGCATCGGTCTACGGAACCTTCAGCGGCAGCATGCTCGTACCGCACTATTTCGAGAACCCGGACGACGACCGACTCAAGGAAACGCCGTGCTTCTTCGATCTCGGAATCAAGCTGTCGTACGACATCGCGCTGACGCGCCGCGTCACGATGCAGGTCAGCGGAGGGGTCAAGAACGTGCTCGACAGCTTCCAGAAAGACATCGACCGGGGCAAGACCAAGGATGCCGGCTACATATACGGCCCGGCTTTCCCTCGCACGTTCCATTTCGGAGTACGCTTCACGATGTAG
- a CDS encoding P1 family peptidase produces the protein MKAFLLSLGLLMAAGTLAGQSRMRDYGIEYGIFRTGPLNAITDVKGVRVGHTTLIEGDSVRTGVTAVIPHPGNIFRHKLPAAVCIGNGYGKMAGYTQIRELGNIETPIVLTNTLGVAAGLDALIDYTLSNPENGDVKSVNGVVGETNDGTLNDIRGRHVTKEHVLAALRNAKEGPVAEGNVGAGTGTICFGFKGGIGTSSRVLPARYGGYTVGVLTQTNYGGVLEIAGIPVGRYLENYPYRDAVLQDTDGSCIIVIVTDAPLDARNLERLAKRGMMGLSRTGGIASNGSGDYVIAVSTASENLIDDRNAYYTPKLLHNEAVSPLFEAAIEATAEALWNSLFAAETMTGSGITVEALPVERILPLFNKKR, from the coding sequence ATGAAAGCATTTCTTCTGTCGCTCGGCCTTCTCATGGCGGCGGGCACGCTTGCCGGCCAAAGCCGGATGCGCGACTACGGAATCGAGTACGGTATTTTCAGAACCGGACCGCTCAACGCGATCACGGACGTGAAGGGCGTCCGGGTCGGCCACACCACGCTGATCGAAGGCGACTCGGTACGCACGGGCGTCACGGCCGTCATTCCCCATCCCGGCAATATTTTCCGGCACAAGCTGCCGGCAGCCGTCTGCATCGGCAACGGTTACGGCAAAATGGCCGGTTACACGCAGATCAGGGAATTGGGAAACATCGAAACCCCGATCGTGCTGACCAACACGCTCGGCGTGGCGGCCGGTCTGGACGCGCTGATCGACTACACGCTCTCGAATCCCGAGAACGGCGACGTCAAGTCGGTCAACGGGGTGGTGGGAGAGACCAACGACGGAACGCTGAACGACATTCGCGGACGGCACGTCACCAAAGAACATGTGCTCGCGGCCCTGCGCAACGCCAAGGAAGGCCCCGTAGCGGAAGGCAACGTGGGAGCCGGCACCGGAACGATCTGCTTCGGCTTCAAGGGCGGTATCGGCACTTCGTCCCGGGTGCTGCCCGCACGGTACGGAGGCTACACGGTAGGCGTACTGACGCAGACCAACTACGGCGGCGTGCTCGAGATCGCGGGAATACCTGTCGGGCGATATCTGGAGAACTATCCGTACCGCGATGCCGTGCTGCAGGATACGGACGGATCGTGCATAATCGTGATCGTCACGGACGCGCCGCTGGATGCCCGAAATCTCGAACGGCTGGCCAAACGGGGCATGATGGGACTGTCTCGAACCGGGGGGATAGCCAGTAACGGCAGCGGCGACTACGTGATCGCCGTATCGACCGCTTCGGAAAACCTGATCGACGATCGGAACGCGTACTACACCCCCAAGCTTCTGCATAACGAAGCGGTATCTCCGCTATTCGAGGCGGCCATCGAGGCGACGGCCGAAGCGCTGTGGAACTCGCTGTTCGCCGCCGAAACGATGACCGGCTCCGGAATCACCGTCGAAGCCTTGCCCGTCGAACGGATTCTCCCCCTGTTCAACAAAAAGCGGTAG
- the galK gene encoding galactokinase, whose translation MKTKIQEKFKAMFGDGASLFASPGRVNLIGEHTDYNLGFVLPGAIDKAIYVALKPNDGTVCRVHSLDYDETVELDLHGEKPLQQWACYVYGVCQEMEKRGALILPFDMAFGGDVPLGAGLSSSAALESAVGFALNETYGLGFDREQLAKIGQMTEHNYVGVRCGIMDQFASLFGEAGHVIRLDCRSLEYKLEPFDPQGCRVVLFDTQVKHTLASSEYNVRRAQCEAGVAVVLRHVGGVESLRDVTADMLDTYKGEMDEVVYRRCRYVVDENQRLLDACAALEKGDYVTFGQKMNGSHEGLSRQYEVSCDELDFLADIGHRTDGVLGARMMGGGFGGCTINLVRAEAYDGYLAEATDRFAHRFGHAPRVIEVNISQGARRIG comes from the coding sequence ATGAAAACCAAGATTCAGGAGAAATTCAAAGCGATGTTCGGCGACGGAGCCTCGCTGTTCGCCTCGCCCGGTCGGGTCAACCTGATCGGCGAGCATACCGATTACAATCTCGGCTTCGTGCTGCCCGGGGCGATCGACAAGGCGATCTACGTGGCCTTGAAACCCAATGACGGTACGGTCTGTCGGGTGCACTCGCTCGATTACGACGAGACGGTCGAACTGGACCTGCACGGCGAAAAACCTTTGCAGCAGTGGGCTTGTTACGTGTACGGCGTGTGCCAGGAGATGGAGAAGCGCGGGGCGCTGATTCTGCCGTTCGACATGGCGTTCGGCGGCGACGTGCCTCTCGGCGCCGGCCTCTCGTCCTCGGCCGCGCTCGAGAGCGCCGTCGGATTCGCGCTCAACGAGACATACGGTCTCGGGTTCGACCGGGAACAACTGGCCAAGATCGGACAGATGACCGAGCATAACTACGTCGGCGTCCGCTGCGGTATCATGGACCAGTTCGCGTCGCTGTTCGGCGAGGCGGGCCATGTGATTCGCCTCGACTGCCGGTCGCTCGAGTACAAGCTCGAACCGTTCGATCCGCAGGGCTGCCGCGTCGTGCTGTTCGACACCCAAGTCAAGCATACGCTCGCCTCGTCGGAGTACAATGTCCGCCGCGCTCAGTGCGAGGCCGGTGTGGCCGTCGTGCTCCGGCATGTGGGAGGCGTCGAATCGCTGCGCGACGTGACGGCCGACATGCTCGATACCTATAAAGGCGAAATGGACGAGGTCGTCTACCGCCGCTGCCGCTATGTCGTCGACGAGAACCAGCGTTTGCTTGATGCCTGCGCGGCGCTCGAGAAAGGCGACTACGTCACGTTCGGACAGAAAATGAACGGATCGCACGAGGGGCTGAGCAGGCAGTACGAGGTGAGCTGCGACGAGCTCGATTTCTTGGCCGATATCGGTCATCGGACCGACGGCGTGCTGGGCGCGCGGATGATGGGCGGCGGTTTCGGCGGCTGCACGATCAATCTGGTTCGCGCCGAGGCTTACGACGGCTATCTGGCCGAGGCTACGGACCGGTTCGCGCATCGTTTCGGGCATGCTCCGCGCGTGATCGAGGTCAACATTTCTCAAGGGGCCCGACGCATCGGGTAG